Proteins encoded together in one Roseibacterium elongatum DSM 19469 window:
- the rpsS gene encoding 30S ribosomal protein S19, with the protein MSRSVWKGPFVDSYVLKKAEKSRESGRNEVIKIWSRRSTILPQFVGLTFGVYNGQKHIPVNVTEDMIGQKFGEYAPTRTYYGHAADKKAKRK; encoded by the coding sequence ATGTCGCGTTCCGTCTGGAAAGGGCCTTTTGTCGACTCTTACGTCCTCAAGAAGGCTGAGAAATCCCGCGAGTCGGGCCGCAACGAGGTCATCAAGATCTGGTCGCGCCGCTCGACGATCCTTCCGCAATTCGTGGGCCTGACCTTTGGCGTCTACAATGGCCAGAAGCATATCCCGGTGAACGTCACCGAGGACATGATCGGTCAGAAGTTCGGTGAATACGCACCGACGCGCACCTATTACGGTCACGCCGCCGACAAGAAAGCCAAGAGGAAGTAA
- the rpsN gene encoding 30S ribosomal protein S14 — MAKKSMVERELKRQKLVAKYAAKRAALKEIANDEDKPMEERFKARLKLAKLPRNSSPTRLHNRCQLTGRPKAYYRKLKISRIKLRDLASNGQIPGMVKSSW, encoded by the coding sequence ATGGCTAAGAAATCCATGGTTGAGCGCGAACTCAAGCGGCAGAAGCTGGTGGCCAAATACGCCGCCAAGCGTGCCGCGCTGAAAGAGATCGCAAACGACGAAGACAAGCCAATGGAAGAGCGTTTCAAGGCCCGCCTCAAGCTGGCGAAACTGCCGCGCAACAGCTCGCCCACGCGCCTGCACAACCGTTGCCAGCTGACCGGTCGCCCCAAGGCGTATTACCGCAAGCTGAAAATCTCGCGGATCAAGCTGCGTGATCTGGCCTCGAACGGCCAGATCCCCGGCATGGTCAAGTCCAGCTGGTAA
- the rpsQ gene encoding 30S ribosomal protein S17: MPKRILQGTVTSDTNAQTVTVSVERRFKHPVLQKTIRKSKKYRAHDADNQYKVGDTVRIQECAPMSKTKRWEVVERV; encoded by the coding sequence ATGCCCAAGCGTATCCTGCAAGGCACCGTCACCTCGGACACCAACGCCCAGACCGTCACCGTGTCGGTCGAGCGTCGCTTCAAGCACCCGGTTCTGCAAAAGACGATCCGGAAGTCGAAGAAGTACCGCGCCCATGATGCTGACAACCAGTACAAGGTCGGGGATACCGTGCGCATTCAGGAATGCGCACCCATGTCGAAGACGAAACGCTGGGAGGTGGTCGAGCGCGTCTGA
- the rplE gene encoding 50S ribosomal protein L5, producing MLDTATYTPRLKTLFRDQIKAAMKEEFGYSNDMMIPRLDKIVLNIGAGAESVKDSKKAKSAQEDLTAIAGQQAVITKAKKSIAGFRVREGMPLGAKVTLRGDRMYDFLDRLVTVALPRVRDFRGVKGSAFDGRGNYAMGIKEHIVFPEINFDKVDEVWGIDVIICTTAKTDAEAKALLKHFNMPFNS from the coding sequence ATGCTTGATACCGCCACCTATACCCCGCGCCTCAAGACGCTCTTCCGCGACCAGATCAAGGCCGCGATGAAGGAAGAGTTCGGCTATTCGAACGACATGATGATCCCGCGTCTGGACAAGATCGTCCTGAACATCGGCGCCGGGGCCGAAAGCGTGAAGGACTCCAAGAAGGCCAAGTCGGCCCAGGAAGACCTGACCGCGATTGCGGGCCAGCAGGCCGTCATCACCAAGGCAAAGAAGTCGATCGCCGGCTTCCGCGTCCGTGAGGGCATGCCGCTGGGCGCCAAGGTCACCCTGCGCGGCGACCGCATGTACGACTTCCTTGACCGTCTGGTCACCGTGGCCCTGCCGCGCGTCCGCGACTTTCGCGGCGTGAAGGGCTCGGCCTTCGACGGCCGTGGCAACTACGCCATGGGCATCAAGGAACACATCGTCTTTCCCGAGATCAACTTCGACAAGGTCGACGAAGTCTGGGGCATCGACGTCATCATCTGCACCACCGCGAAAACCGACGCGGAAGCGAAGGCGCTGTTGAAGCATTTCAACATGCCTTTCAACAGCTGA
- the rplV gene encoding 50S ribosomal protein L22 has product MGKDKNPRRVADNEAMAKLRMLRTSPQKLNLVAAMIRGKKVEKALSDLTFSKKRIAMDVKKCLQSAIANAENNHGLDVDELVVAEAWVGKNLVMKRGRPRARGRFGRIHKPFSELTITVRQVEEQA; this is encoded by the coding sequence ATGGGCAAGGATAAGAATCCCCGCCGCGTGGCGGATAACGAGGCGATGGCCAAGCTGCGCATGCTGCGCACCTCGCCCCAGAAACTGAACCTGGTGGCGGCGATGATCCGCGGCAAGAAGGTGGAAAAGGCCCTGTCGGACCTGACCTTCTCGAAAAAGCGCATCGCCATGGACGTGAAGAAATGCCTTCAGTCCGCCATCGCCAATGCCGAGAACAACCACGGTCTCGACGTCGACGAACTGGTCGTCGCCGAAGCCTGGGTCGGCAAGAACCTGGTGATGAAGCGCGGCCGTCCGCGCGCCCGCGGTCGTTTCGGCCGTATTCACAAGCCGTTCAGCGAGCTGACCATCACGGTTCGCCAGGTCGAGGAGCAAGCATAA
- the rplX gene encoding 50S ribosomal protein L24 has translation MAAKLKKGDRVVVLAGKDKGKEGEITAVMPKDGKAIVDGINIAIRHTKQSQSSQGGRIPQPMPIQLSNLALLDANGKPTRVGFKIEDGKKVRVAKTTGDVIDA, from the coding sequence ATGGCTGCGAAACTGAAAAAAGGCGACCGCGTCGTCGTTCTGGCCGGCAAGGACAAGGGTAAAGAGGGCGAGATTACCGCCGTCATGCCCAAGGACGGCAAGGCCATCGTCGACGGCATCAACATCGCCATCCGCCACACCAAGCAAAGCCAGTCCAGCCAGGGCGGCCGCATTCCGCAGCCGATGCCCATCCAGCTGTCGAACCTGGCCCTGCTGGACGCCAACGGCAAACCCACCCGCGTCGGCTTCAAGATCGAAGACGGCAAGAAGGTGCGTGTCGCCAAGACCACGGGGGACGTGATCGATGCTTGA
- a CDS encoding 50S ribosomal protein L23 has translation MSVKAEHYDVIRKPIITEKSTMASENNAVVFEVAIDANKPQIKEAVETLFGVKVKAVNTVVTKGKVKRFRGQIGTRKDVKKAYVTLEEGNTIDVSTGL, from the coding sequence ATGAGCGTGAAGGCAGAACATTACGACGTGATCCGCAAGCCGATCATCACCGAGAAATCCACGATGGCGTCGGAGAACAACGCCGTGGTTTTCGAAGTCGCGATCGACGCGAACAAGCCGCAGATCAAGGAAGCGGTCGAAACGCTCTTTGGTGTGAAGGTCAAGGCGGTCAACACCGTCGTCACCAAGGGCAAGGTCAAGCGGTTCCGCGGCCAGATCGGCACGCGCAAGGACGTCAAGAAGGCCTATGTGACCCTCGAAGAGGGCAACACCATTGACGTGTCGACCGGTCTTTAA
- the rplF gene encoding 50S ribosomal protein L6, with protein sequence MSRIGKKPVELPGGVSATVSGQTVEVKGPKGTRSFTATDDVTIAVEDNTVAVTPRGKSKRARQQWGMSRTMVQNLVTGVTDGFKKELEIQGVGYRAQMQGNTLKLSLGYSHDVEFAVPEGVTVTCPKQTEVVVEGADQQLVGQVAANIREWRAPEPYKGKGIRYKDEYIFRKEGKKK encoded by the coding sequence ATGTCTCGTATTGGTAAAAAACCGGTCGAGCTGCCCGGGGGCGTTTCCGCCACCGTGTCCGGCCAGACCGTTGAGGTGAAGGGGCCGAAAGGCACCCGCAGCTTCACCGCGACCGACGATGTCACCATCGCGGTCGAGGACAACACCGTTGCGGTCACCCCGCGCGGCAAGTCCAAGCGCGCCCGCCAGCAGTGGGGCATGTCGCGCACCATGGTTCAGAACCTGGTGACCGGCGTGACCGACGGCTTCAAGAAGGAACTGGAAATCCAGGGCGTCGGCTACCGTGCACAGATGCAGGGCAACACCCTGAAACTGTCGCTGGGCTATAGCCACGACGTGGAATTCGCGGTGCCCGAGGGTGTCACCGTCACCTGCCCGAAGCAGACCGAAGTGGTCGTCGAGGGCGCAGATCAGCAACTGGTGGGCCAGGTCGCGGCGAATATCCGCGAATGGCGCGCCCCCGAGCCCTACAAGGGCAAGGGCATCCGCTACAAGGATGAGTACATCTTCCGCAAGGAAGGCAAGAAGAAGTAA
- the rplN gene encoding 50S ribosomal protein L14 yields the protein MIQMQTNLDVADNSGARRVQCIKVLGGSKRKYASVGDIIVVSVKEAIPRGRVKKGDVRKAVVVRTAKEVRREDGTAIRFDRNAAVILNNNNEPIGTRIFGPVVRELRAKNFMKIISLAPEVL from the coding sequence ATGATCCAGATGCAGACCAATCTGGATGTCGCTGACAACTCCGGCGCACGCCGTGTTCAGTGCATCAAGGTTCTGGGTGGGTCCAAGCGGAAATACGCGTCGGTGGGTGACATCATCGTCGTGTCCGTGAAGGAAGCCATCCCGCGCGGTCGCGTGAAGAAGGGCGATGTCCGCAAGGCCGTCGTCGTGCGCACCGCCAAGGAAGTTCGCCGCGAAGACGGCACCGCGATCCGTTTCGATCGCAACGCCGCCGTCATCCTCAACAACAACAACGAGCCGATCGGCACCCGTATCTTCGGGCCGGTGGTTCGCGAGTTGCGCGCGAAGAACTTCATGAAGATCATTTCGCTGGCGCCGGAGGTGCTCTGA
- the rpmC gene encoding 50S ribosomal protein L29 → MNANELRDKTPDQLRDQLVQLKKEAFNLRFQQATGQLENTARMRAVKRDTARVKTILNEKAAAAASTEA, encoded by the coding sequence ATGAACGCCAATGAACTGCGTGACAAGACGCCGGACCAGCTGCGTGATCAGCTCGTCCAGCTGAAGAAGGAGGCCTTCAACCTCCGTTTCCAGCAGGCCACCGGTCAGCTGGAGAACACCGCCCGCATGCGCGCCGTCAAGCGCGATACCGCGCGCGTGAAAACGATCCTGAACGAGAAAGCGGCAGCCGCCGCAAGCACGGAGGCCTGA
- the rpsH gene encoding 30S ribosomal protein S8, with amino-acid sequence MNDPLGDMLTRIRNAQMRGKSVVSTPASKQRARVLDVLADEGYIRGYEQATDANGHPTFDISLKYYEGTPVIRELKRVSKPGRRVYMGVSDIPQVRQGLGVSIVSTSRGVMSDASARAANVGGEVLCTVF; translated from the coding sequence ATGAATGATCCTCTTGGTGATATGCTGACACGCATCCGCAACGCACAGATGCGCGGCAAATCCGTGGTCTCGACCCCGGCCTCCAAGCAGCGCGCACGCGTGCTCGACGTGCTGGCCGACGAAGGCTACATCCGCGGCTACGAACAGGCCACCGATGCGAACGGTCACCCGACCTTCGACATCTCGCTGAAGTATTACGAGGGCACCCCGGTGATCCGTGAACTGAAGCGCGTGTCGAAGCCGGGCCGCCGCGTCTACATGGGCGTCAGCGACATCCCGCAGGTCCGGCAGGGCCTGGGTGTCTCGATCGTGTCCACCTCGCGTGGCGTGATGTCGGACGCCTCGGCACGCGCGGCCAATGTTGGCGGCGAAGTGCTCTGCACCGTCTTCTAA
- the rpsJ gene encoding 30S ribosomal protein S10, translating into MASQNIRIRLKAFDYRVLDASTQEIVNTAKRTGAQVRGPIPLPNKIEKFTVLRGPHVDKKSRDQWEIRTHKRLLDIVDPTPQTVDALMKLDLAAGVDVEIKV; encoded by the coding sequence ATTGCCAGCCAGAATATCCGGATCCGCCTCAAGGCGTTCGATTACCGGGTTCTCGATGCCTCGACGCAGGAAATCGTGAACACCGCCAAGCGGACCGGCGCGCAGGTGCGCGGCCCGATCCCGCTGCCCAACAAGATCGAGAAGTTCACCGTTCTGCGTGGCCCCCACGTTGACAAGAAAAGCCGCGACCAGTGGGAAATCCGCACCCACAAGCGTCTTCTCGATATCGTCGATCCGACCCCGCAGACGGTGGACGCGCTGATGAAGCTCGACCTCGCCGCCGGCGTGGATGTCGAGATCAAGGTCTGA
- the rplP gene encoding 50S ribosomal protein L16, whose product MLQPKRTKFRKQHKGRIRGDAKGGSDLNFGTYGLKALQPERVTARQIEAARRAMTRHMKRQGRVWIRIFPDLPVTSKPVEVRMGKGKGSVDYWACKVKPGRIMFEIDGVSETVAREALRLAAMKLPIKTRTVVREDW is encoded by the coding sequence ATGCTGCAACCCAAGCGCACGAAATTCCGCAAACAACACAAGGGCCGTATCCGTGGCGACGCCAAGGGTGGGTCGGATCTGAACTTTGGCACCTACGGCCTCAAGGCGCTTCAGCCCGAGCGGGTCACCGCCCGTCAGATCGAAGCCGCCCGCCGGGCCATGACGCGTCACATGAAGCGTCAGGGCCGCGTCTGGATCCGGATCTTCCCCGATCTGCCCGTCACCTCGAAGCCCGTCGAAGTTCGGATGGGTAAAGGTAAGGGCTCGGTCGATTACTGGGCCTGCAAGGTCAAGCCGGGACGGATCATGTTCGAGATCGATGGCGTGTCCGAGACCGTCGCCCGCGAGGCCCTGCGCCTGGCCGCGATGAAGCTGCCGATCAAGACCCGCACCGTGGTCCGCGAGGATTGGTGA
- the tuf gene encoding elongation factor Tu → MAKAKFERNKPHVNIGTVGHVDHGKTTLTAAITKYFGDFQAYDQIDGAPEEKARGITISTAHVEYETDARHYAHVDCPGHADYVKNMITGAAQMDGAILVVNAADGPMPQTREHILLARQVGVPALVVFMNKVDQVDDEELLELVEMEIRELLSSYDFPGDDIPIVAGSALAAMEGRDPEIGEEKIKELMAAVDAYIPTPERAVDQPFLMPIEDVFSISGRGTVVTGRVERGVINVGDEIEIVGIKDTTKTTCTGVEMFRKLLDRGEAGDNIGALLRGVDRDGVERGQVLCKPGSVTPHTKFEAEAYILTKEEGGRHTPFFANYRPQFYFRTTDVTGTVTLPEGTEMVMPGDNLKFSVELIAPIAMEDGLRFAIREGGRTVGAGVVSKIIE, encoded by the coding sequence ATGGCAAAGGCAAAGTTTGAACGTAACAAACCGCATGTGAACATCGGCACGGTTGGCCATGTTGACCATGGCAAGACGACGCTGACGGCGGCGATCACGAAGTATTTCGGTGATTTTCAGGCGTATGACCAGATTGACGGTGCGCCCGAGGAGAAGGCGCGGGGGATCACGATCTCGACGGCGCATGTGGAATACGAGACGGACGCGCGCCACTACGCCCACGTCGACTGCCCCGGCCACGCCGACTACGTGAAGAACATGATCACGGGGGCGGCGCAGATGGACGGCGCGATCCTGGTGGTGAACGCGGCCGACGGCCCGATGCCGCAGACGCGCGAGCACATCCTGCTGGCCCGCCAGGTGGGCGTTCCCGCGCTGGTGGTGTTCATGAACAAGGTGGACCAGGTCGACGACGAAGAGCTTCTGGAACTGGTCGAGATGGAAATCCGCGAGCTGCTGAGCTCGTACGACTTCCCCGGCGACGACATTCCGATCGTGGCCGGCTCGGCTCTGGCGGCGATGGAGGGGCGTGATCCCGAGATCGGCGAAGAGAAGATCAAGGAGCTGATGGCGGCGGTCGACGCGTACATTCCGACGCCCGAGCGCGCCGTGGACCAGCCGTTCCTGATGCCGATCGAGGACGTGTTCTCGATCTCGGGCCGCGGCACGGTCGTGACGGGCCGTGTCGAGCGTGGCGTGATCAACGTGGGCGACGAGATCGAGATCGTCGGCATCAAGGACACCACCAAGACGACCTGCACGGGCGTCGAGATGTTCCGCAAGCTGCTGGATCGCGGCGAAGCGGGCGACAACATCGGCGCCCTGCTGCGCGGTGTGGACCGTGACGGCGTCGAGCGTGGCCAGGTTCTCTGCAAGCCGGGCTCGGTGACGCCGCACACGAAGTTCGAGGCCGAGGCCTACATTCTGACGAAGGAAGAGGGTGGCCGTCACACGCCGTTCTTCGCCAACTACCGGCCGCAGTTCTACTTCCGCACGACGGACGTGACCGGGACGGTGACGCTGCCCGAGGGCACGGAGATGGTGATGCCGGGCGACAACCTGAAGTTCTCGGTCGAGCTGATCGCCCCGATCGCCATGGAAGACGGCCTGCGCTTCGCCATCCGCGAAGGCGGCCGCACCGTCGGGGCAGGCGTCGTCTCGAAAATCATCGAGTGA
- the rplD gene encoding 50S ribosomal protein L4, with protein sequence MKLDVIKLDGGTAGSVELGDDVFGLEPRADILHRVVRWQRNKAQAGTHKVKTRSETSYSTKKIYRQKGTGGARHGDRNAPIFRKGGIYKGPTPRSHAHDLPKKFRKLGLKHALSAKMAAGELVVIDTAAMDAPKTSALAKQVKELGWKRALIIDGAEVNENFAMAARNIEGLDVLPSVGANVYDILKRDTLVLTKAGVEALEARLK encoded by the coding sequence ATGAAACTCGACGTGATCAAACTCGACGGCGGCACGGCCGGTTCGGTCGAGCTCGGCGACGATGTCTTCGGACTTGAGCCGCGCGCCGACATCCTGCACCGCGTCGTCCGCTGGCAGCGTAACAAGGCGCAGGCCGGAACGCACAAGGTCAAGACCCGGTCCGAGACCAGCTACTCGACCAAGAAGATCTATCGCCAGAAGGGCACCGGCGGCGCACGCCACGGTGACCGCAACGCGCCGATCTTCCGCAAGGGTGGTATCTACAAGGGCCCGACGCCCCGCAGCCACGCCCACGACCTGCCCAAGAAGTTCCGCAAGCTGGGCCTGAAGCATGCGCTTTCGGCCAAGATGGCGGCGGGCGAACTGGTCGTGATCGACACCGCCGCGATGGACGCGCCCAAGACCAGCGCCCTGGCCAAGCAGGTCAAGGAACTGGGCTGGAAGCGCGCCCTGATCATCGACGGGGCCGAGGTGAACGAGAACTTCGCCATGGCCGCGCGCAACATCGAGGGTCTCGATGTGCTGCCGTCGGTGGGTGCCAATGTCTATGACATCCTCAAGCGCGACACGCTCGTGTTGACCAAGGCGGGTGTCGAAGCTCTGGAGGCTCGACTGAAATGA
- the rpsC gene encoding 30S ribosomal protein S3, translating to MGHKVNPIGMRLQVNRTWDSRWYADTKEYGDLLLEDIAIREFIEEECKQAGVSKVIIERPHRKCRVTIHTARPGVIIGKKGADIETLRKKLAKMTDSELHLNIVEVRKPELDAQLVAESIAQQLERRVSFRRAMKRAVQNAMRMGALGIRVNVAGRLGGAEIARTEWYREGRVPLHTLRADIDYALSEAETPYGIIGIKVWIFKGEIMEHDPSARDRRHAELQEGGGPRPRRDR from the coding sequence ATGGGTCACAAGGTCAACCCGATTGGTATGCGCCTCCAGGTGAACCGCACCTGGGACAGCCGCTGGTACGCCGACACGAAAGAGTACGGTGATCTCCTGCTCGAGGATATCGCGATCCGCGAATTCATCGAGGAAGAGTGCAAGCAGGCTGGCGTGTCGAAGGTCATCATTGAACGTCCGCACCGCAAGTGCCGCGTCACGATCCACACCGCCCGTCCGGGTGTCATCATCGGCAAGAAAGGCGCAGACATCGAAACCCTGCGCAAGAAGCTGGCCAAGATGACGGACAGCGAGCTGCACCTCAACATCGTCGAGGTCCGCAAGCCCGAGCTGGACGCCCAGCTGGTGGCCGAGTCGATCGCGCAGCAGCTCGAGCGTCGCGTGTCCTTCCGTCGTGCCATGAAGCGCGCCGTGCAGAACGCCATGCGCATGGGAGCGCTGGGTATTCGGGTGAACGTCGCGGGCCGCCTTGGCGGTGCCGAGATCGCCCGAACCGAGTGGTATCGCGAAGGCCGCGTGCCCCTGCACACCCTGCGTGCCGACATCGACTATGCCCTGTCCGAGGCCGAGACGCCCTATGGCATCATCGGCATCAAGGTCTGGATCTTCAAAGGCGAGATCATGGAGCACGATCCCAGTGCCCGCGATCGTCGTCATGCGGAGCTTCAGGAAGGCGGCGGGCCGCGTCCGCGCCGCGACCGCTGA
- the rplC gene encoding 50S ribosomal protein L3 → MLRSGVIAKKLGMTRLFMEDGRQVPVTVLSLDGCQVVAQRTADTDGYSAVQLGAGAAKAKRVSAPMRGHYAKASVAPKRKLAEFRVDPDNLIGVGEEITADHYFEGQFVDVSGTSIGKGFAGAMKRHNFGGLRASHGVSISHRSHGSTGQCQDPGRVFKGKKMAGHMGAARVTTQNLQVVKTDAARGLIMVKGAVPGSKGGWVTIKDAVKKPFPENAILPAALKSAAEEAAKAAEAAAAEAAAEEAAAAEAAAAEAAAAEEAALKEAEAQIEAEKKDGEE, encoded by the coding sequence ATGTTGCGCTCTGGAGTGATCGCCAAGAAGCTGGGCATGACCCGGCTGTTCATGGAAGACGGGCGTCAGGTTCCCGTCACCGTTTTGTCGCTGGACGGCTGCCAGGTCGTGGCGCAGCGCACCGCCGACACGGATGGCTACAGCGCCGTCCAGTTGGGTGCCGGTGCCGCCAAGGCCAAGCGCGTGTCCGCGCCGATGCGTGGCCATTACGCAAAGGCGTCTGTCGCGCCCAAGCGGAAGCTGGCCGAGTTCCGCGTCGACCCCGACAACCTGATCGGTGTGGGTGAGGAAATCACCGCCGACCATTACTTCGAAGGTCAGTTCGTGGACGTTTCGGGCACCTCGATCGGTAAAGGCTTCGCCGGTGCCATGAAGCGGCACAATTTCGGCGGCCTGCGCGCCTCGCACGGTGTGTCGATCAGCCACCGCTCGCACGGCTCGACCGGTCAGTGTCAGGACCCCGGCCGCGTCTTCAAGGGCAAGAAAATGGCCGGCCACATGGGCGCCGCCCGCGTGACCACGCAGAACCTGCAAGTCGTCAAGACCGACGCCGCGCGGGGCCTGATCATGGTCAAGGGGGCCGTTCCCGGCTCCAAGGGCGGTTGGGTGACGATCAAGGATGCGGTGAAAAAGCCGTTCCCGGAAAACGCCATTCTGCCCGCCGCGCTGAAGTCGGCCGCTGAAGAGGCCGCCAAGGCCGCAGAAGCCGCCGCCGCCGAAGCAGCCGCCGAAGAAGCAGCCGCCGCAGAAGCCGCCGCCGCAGAAGCGGCAGCCGCCGAAGAGGCCGCGCTGAAAGAGGCCGAAGCCCAGATCGAAGCCGAGAAGAAGGACGGTGAGGAATGA
- a CDS encoding DUF4149 domain-containing protein, with amino-acid sequence MDAIALLTAAVLLGGMVFFSFGFAPVLFAQLPMERVRPLLRGTFPFYYLAIVGLSAVAASLAAFVDLTAAGLFAGILFSTLYSRQILMHQINAATDRDDQPAFKRLHGLSVVIQLVQIGLAGWAVLLLS; translated from the coding sequence ATGGACGCGATCGCCCTGTTGACGGCGGCCGTGCTGCTTGGCGGCATGGTGTTTTTCAGTTTCGGCTTCGCGCCGGTGCTCTTCGCGCAACTGCCGATGGAGCGGGTGCGCCCGCTGCTGCGCGGCACATTTCCCTTTTACTACCTAGCCATCGTCGGCTTGTCGGCGGTCGCGGCCTCGCTCGCGGCCTTTGTCGATCTGACGGCCGCCGGCCTGTTCGCGGGGATCCTGTTCAGCACGCTCTATTCGCGCCAGATCCTGATGCACCAGATCAACGCGGCCACGGATCGTGACGATCAACCGGCTTTCAAGCGACTGCACGGCCTGTCGGTCGTGATCCAACTGGTGCAGATCGGGTTAGCGGGCTGGGCCGTGTTGCTGTTGTCCTGA
- a CDS encoding TIGR02466 family protein, whose product MAQIKSLFATRLYHAKLSDLGQPVDAEELENSCLVIAEDDEAGQDWCEENGYPGYTSYASLTDLPWRFPIFADLVKVLDAHVAAFAADLEFDLGEGKLVLEDLWINILPEGGTHSSHIHPHSVISGTTYVAMPEGTSALKLEDPRSAMMMARPHPPQGRTRGIAAFHLCDARRGRCAAMGELAAPRGTDEHGRGRAHLGQFQLQVGLIGIAAGRALAG is encoded by the coding sequence ATGGCACAGATCAAATCGCTCTTCGCGACCCGTCTCTATCACGCGAAACTCTCCGACCTCGGTCAGCCCGTCGACGCGGAAGAGTTGGAAAACTCCTGCCTCGTCATCGCCGAGGATGACGAGGCGGGGCAGGACTGGTGCGAGGAAAACGGCTATCCCGGCTATACCTCTTACGCGTCGCTGACCGACCTGCCCTGGCGGTTTCCCATCTTCGCCGATCTGGTCAAGGTTCTGGACGCCCATGTCGCGGCCTTTGCCGCGGATCTGGAGTTCGACCTTGGCGAGGGCAAGCTGGTGCTGGAGGATCTGTGGATCAACATCCTGCCCGAGGGCGGGACCCATTCCAGCCATATCCACCCGCATTCGGTGATTTCCGGCACGACATATGTCGCCATGCCCGAGGGCACCTCGGCCCTCAAGCTGGAAGACCCGCGGTCGGCCATGATGATGGCCCGCCCCCACCCGCCGCAAGGGCGCACGAGAGGAATTGCAGCCTTTCATCTATGTGACGCCCGCCGTGGGCGATGTGCTGCTATGGGAGAGCTGGCTGCGCCACGAGGTACCGATGAACATGGCCGAGGACGAGCGCATCTCGGTCAGTTTCAACTACAAGTGGGTCTGATCGGAATTGCCGCAGGCCGGGCTCTGGCCGGCTGA
- the rplB gene encoding 50S ribosomal protein L2, which translates to MALKSYKPTTPGQRGLVLIDRSELWKGRPVKSLTEGLTKKGGRNNTGRITARRRGGGAKRLYRVVDFKRTKFDVPATVERIEYDPNRTAFIALVRYQDGEQAYILAPQRLAVGDSVVAGSKADIKPGNAMPFSGMPIGTIVHNIELKPGKGGQIARAAGTYAQFVGRDGGYAQIRLSSGELRLVRQECMATVGAVSNPDNSNQNFGKAGRTRHMGKRPAVRGVAMNPIDHPHGGGEGRTSGGRTPVSPWGVDTKGKRTRNKNKASQKLIIRSRHAKKKGR; encoded by the coding sequence ATGGCACTCAAGTCGTACAAACCGACGACGCCGGGCCAGCGTGGGCTGGTTCTGATCGACCGTTCGGAGCTTTGGAAAGGTCGCCCGGTCAAGTCCCTCACCGAGGGTCTGACGAAAAAGGGCGGCCGGAACAATACCGGACGGATCACCGCACGCCGCCGCGGCGGCGGGGCGAAGCGTCTTTATCGCGTCGTCGATTTCAAGCGGACCAAGTTCGACGTTCCGGCCACGGTCGAACGTATCGAATACGACCCCAACCGCACCGCCTTCATCGCCCTGGTCCGTTACCAGGACGGCGAGCAGGCCTATATCCTGGCGCCGCAGCGCCTCGCCGTTGGCGACAGCGTCGTCGCAGGCAGCAAAGCCGACATCAAGCCCGGTAACGCGATGCCCTTCTCGGGGATGCCGATCGGCACGATCGTCCACAACATCGAGCTGAAGCCCGGCAAGGGCGGTCAGATCGCGCGTGCCGCGGGCACCTATGCCCAGTTCGTCGGCCGCGACGGTGGCTACGCCCAAATCCGCCTGTCCTCGGGCGAGCTGCGCTTGGTTCGCCAGGAATGCATGGCAACGGTTGGCGCGGTCTCGAACCCCGACAACTCGAACCAGAATTTCGGCAAGGCCGGCCGCACCCGCCATATGGGCAAGCGCCCCGCCGTTCGCGGCGTCGCGATGAACCCGATCGATCACCCCCATGGTGGTGGTGAAGGTCGGACCTCGGGCGGCCGTACGCCGGTTTCGCCCTGGGGTGTCGACACCAAGGGCAAGCGCACCCGCAACAAGAACAAGGCGAGCCAGAAGCTGATCATCCGCTCGCGGCACGCCAAGAAGAAAGGGCGCTAA